From the Saccharobesus litoralis genome, one window contains:
- a CDS encoding phosphoadenylyl-sulfate reductase: MPNIDFTSLLAANKETQQATLAQVNQELSNLTATERVQWALGNLPGNKIVSSSFGIQAAVMLRMMTLEQADIPVVLTDTGYLFTETYDFIDELTERLNLNLKVYSAPMSAAWQENRFGKLWEQGVDGIAQYNKMNKVEPMQRALKELEANVWFTGLRRDQSSSRAELPVLQISGGRFKFNPIVDWTNRDVHFYLKEHELPYHPLWDKGYVSVGDWHTSRPLELGMSEEETRFFGLKRECGLHEDGSGI; the protein is encoded by the coding sequence ATGCCTAATATCGACTTTACGTCATTATTAGCTGCGAACAAAGAAACGCAGCAAGCAACTTTAGCTCAGGTTAATCAAGAGCTTAGCAACCTTACGGCCACTGAACGTGTGCAATGGGCGCTAGGCAATTTACCTGGCAATAAAATCGTCTCGTCGAGTTTTGGTATTCAGGCGGCGGTGATGTTGCGCATGATGACGTTAGAGCAAGCCGATATTCCAGTTGTTTTGACCGACACAGGTTATCTTTTCACTGAAACCTATGATTTTATTGACGAGCTAACCGAACGTTTAAACCTAAATCTTAAAGTGTACAGTGCACCCATGAGTGCTGCTTGGCAAGAAAATCGCTTTGGCAAGCTTTGGGAGCAAGGGGTAGACGGCATCGCGCAATACAACAAGATGAATAAAGTAGAACCTATGCAACGCGCTTTAAAAGAACTTGAAGCCAATGTGTGGTTTACTGGTTTGCGTCGTGACCAATCAAGTAGCCGTGCCGAATTGCCTGTATTACAGATTTCTGGTGGCCGCTTTAAATTCAATCCTATAGTTGATTGGACTAACCGCGACGTACACTTCTACCTGAAAGAGCACGAATTACCTTACCACCCGTTATGGGACAAAGGTTATGTGTCGGTTGGTGACTGGCACACGTCTCGCCCACTTGAGCTTGGCATGAGCGAAGAAGAAACTCGCTTCTTCGGCCTTAAGCGCGAGTGCGGTCTGCATGAAGATGGGTCTGGTATTTAA
- the cysG gene encoding siroheme synthase CysG, producing MQQFPIFLNLNNFPCAVVGGGDVAFRKVSALLKAQATVEIIAPELCPELAELLEEDALSWNQAHYSPELIQNKRLVVAATDNSQVNSEIFTYCEANRILINTVDQPEFCRYTTPSIIDRSPILIAISSGGNAPVLARRLRAKIETLVPQSTKVLAEFSGQIREQVKAKFTSFKARRHFWERFFNSSFASNIDKYPNDKRQAALQQLMNEESQQTSNGEVWLVGAGPGDPELLTLKAMQKMQQADVIFYDRLVSKDILDLARKDAEFICVGKQKGYHSIPQENINDLLVEYAEKGYKVCRLKGGDPFIFGRGGEEIEPLVAKQIHFQVVPAVTAASGCSAYAGIPLTHRDYAQSVTFVTGHCRNSGEHPNWQTIAQPNQTIVIYMGLSQSGEISQRLISHGIRPDMPVALVEKGSTPEQRVVTTTLSTLSDTIEHEKVKSPALIIVGEVVALHNKLNWYQSANLSNLSFAELNSDGQIKYRS from the coding sequence ATGCAACAGTTTCCTATCTTCCTGAATCTAAACAACTTTCCCTGCGCCGTTGTCGGCGGCGGTGATGTCGCTTTTCGCAAAGTCAGCGCACTACTCAAAGCACAAGCTACGGTCGAAATAATTGCCCCAGAATTATGTCCAGAATTAGCCGAGTTACTTGAAGAAGATGCATTAAGCTGGAATCAGGCACATTATTCACCTGAGCTGATCCAAAATAAGCGTTTAGTGGTAGCCGCTACCGATAACAGCCAAGTGAATAGTGAAATTTTTACCTATTGTGAAGCGAATCGCATTTTAATTAATACCGTCGACCAACCCGAATTTTGTCGCTATACCACGCCTTCGATCATAGATAGGTCACCGATATTAATCGCCATTTCATCTGGCGGTAACGCGCCTGTACTGGCTAGACGCTTACGGGCAAAAATAGAAACACTCGTACCACAATCAACCAAGGTGTTAGCCGAGTTTTCAGGTCAAATACGCGAGCAAGTTAAAGCTAAATTTACTAGCTTTAAAGCCCGTCGTCATTTTTGGGAACGCTTTTTCAATTCATCATTTGCTTCCAATATTGATAAATACCCAAATGACAAACGCCAAGCGGCATTACAGCAACTCATGAACGAAGAAAGCCAACAAACATCTAATGGTGAGGTTTGGTTAGTCGGTGCAGGCCCAGGCGATCCTGAGTTACTCACCCTGAAAGCCATGCAAAAAATGCAACAAGCAGATGTTATTTTTTACGACAGACTAGTATCAAAGGACATTTTGGATCTCGCACGTAAAGATGCCGAGTTTATTTGTGTTGGTAAACAAAAAGGTTATCACTCAATACCACAAGAAAACATTAATGATTTACTGGTTGAGTATGCAGAAAAAGGCTACAAAGTCTGTCGTTTAAAAGGTGGCGATCCGTTTATCTTTGGTCGCGGTGGTGAAGAAATAGAGCCATTAGTCGCAAAACAAATTCACTTCCAAGTGGTGCCTGCTGTTACAGCGGCTTCAGGTTGTTCAGCCTATGCCGGCATTCCCCTTACCCACAGAGATTATGCCCAGTCTGTTACTTTTGTCACAGGGCATTGTCGCAACAGTGGCGAGCACCCCAACTGGCAAACCATAGCGCAACCTAATCAAACCATTGTCATTTATATGGGCTTGTCGCAATCAGGTGAAATTAGCCAAAGACTGATCTCGCATGGCATTCGCCCTGATATGCCAGTTGCCCTAGTTGAAAAAGGCTCAACGCCTGAGCAAAGAGTCGTAACAACAACTTTATCAACACTCAGTGATACGATTGAACATGAAAAGGTAAAGTCACCTGCTTTAATTATTGTGGGTGAAGTCGTGGCGCTACATAACAAACTAAATTGGTATCAAAGTGCAAACTTATCCAATCTTTCATTTGCTGAACTCAATTCAGATGGTCAAATTAAATACCGGAGCTAA